Proteins encoded in a region of the Culicoidibacter larvae genome:
- a CDS encoding IreB family regulatory phosphoprotein, translating into MGIDQTRKYDVGSIQSEIVKETLTQVYDALLEKGYNPVNQIIGYLLSGDPAYIPRYKDSRNLIRKLNRDEIIEELLKSYLAK; encoded by the coding sequence ATGGGAATCGATCAAACAAGAAAATATGATGTTGGCAGTATCCAAAGTGAAATTGTCAAAGAAACACTTACACAAGTTTATGATGCACTTTTAGAAAAAGGGTACAATCCGGTCAATCAAATTATCGGTTACTTGCTTTCGGGTGATCCAGCATATATTCCACGCTATAAAGATTCACGAAATCTTATTCGTAAGCTGAATCGTGATGAAATTATCGAAGAATTATTGAAAAGTTATTTAGCAAAATAG
- the ruvX gene encoding Holliday junction resolvase RuvX — protein MRVIGLDVGTVTVGIAMSDPLGFSAQPLETFRFPSEQYKTAIQHIATLVKKHDVERIVIGLPKNMNGSIGPSGERSKAFKEALAKVVDVPLVLWDERLTTVQAERILLEADTSRKKRKKVIDTMAATLILDNYLQSI, from the coding sequence ATGCGGGTTATCGGCCTGGATGTTGGCACTGTTACTGTTGGTATTGCGATGAGTGATCCTTTAGGTTTTAGTGCCCAGCCGCTTGAAACATTTCGGTTTCCAAGTGAGCAATATAAAACTGCGATTCAACATATTGCTACATTAGTAAAGAAACATGATGTTGAACGAATTGTTATTGGATTGCCCAAAAATATGAATGGCTCAATAGGTCCGTCCGGTGAGCGTTCAAAGGCTTTTAAAGAAGCTCTGGCAAAAGTTGTTGATGTTCCGCTGGTCCTTTGGGATGAGCGATTGACAACGGTTCAAGCAGAACGAATTCTGCTTGAAGCCGATACTTCACGCAAAAAAAGAAAAAAAGTTATCGACACAATGGCAGCTACGCTGATTCTTGATAACTATTTACAATCTATATAG
- a CDS encoding DUF1292 domain-containing protein gives MDTQNITIVDENGNETLCEILFTFESEELKKSYVIYYPVGSEDEDGNVEIFASSYDPNAGNEGSLDAIETDAEWDMIEEMIAAFDNDEEQ, from the coding sequence ATGGATACACAAAATATTACAATTGTTGATGAAAATGGAAATGAAACCTTATGTGAGATTTTATTTACTTTCGAGTCAGAAGAATTAAAAAAAAGCTATGTAATTTATTACCCGGTAGGATCAGAAGATGAAGATGGCAATGTTGAAATTTTCGCTTCTAGTTATGACCCTAATGCCGGTAATGAAGGCAGTCTGGATGCTATTGAGACTGATGCTGAATGGGATATGATTGAAGAAATGATTGCTGCATTCGACAATGATGAAGAACAATAA
- the mltG gene encoding endolytic transglycosylase MltG, with the protein MSRRRNQKKQTNKKSKTGKIVLIIVLVITLIGAGAGGYAWYLFQPVSSDETTVSFTIAEGDDVAAELVEAGLIRSDLAFKFATRFGGAGDNFKAGNYDLSPSMSVYDMINKFVNGEFSEQMRFTIFEGNDLSQIAVSISQVLDATPEEILKQIDDIDFIKSIQGDYWFLTDAIYNEEIKHPLEGYLYPDTYFVDKTSTVQTIVQQGLDNMLTQLEPLKADMQSSSHSINELMTMASIVEKETILDKDRPKVAGVFYNRIEAGMSLGSDVTVGYSLGKHDINYTTEELQNDSPYNTYVVIGLPPGPIASPAISAIKGALYPEDNDYYYFIGDICTDNTVYYATTQAEHDANVDKYLGCYRNQD; encoded by the coding sequence ATGAGTAGACGAAGAAATCAAAAGAAACAAACAAATAAAAAAAGTAAAACCGGGAAAATCGTTTTGATTATTGTTCTGGTTATCACCTTGATTGGAGCAGGAGCAGGCGGTTATGCTTGGTACCTATTTCAACCAGTATCTAGTGATGAAACGACAGTTTCATTTACTATTGCCGAAGGTGACGATGTTGCAGCTGAGTTAGTAGAGGCGGGATTAATCCGTTCTGATTTAGCGTTTAAATTTGCGACCCGTTTTGGCGGTGCCGGAGATAACTTCAAGGCTGGTAATTATGATTTATCACCAAGTATGTCAGTTTATGACATGATTAATAAATTTGTAAATGGTGAGTTTTCAGAACAGATGCGTTTTACAATATTTGAAGGTAATGACTTAAGCCAGATTGCTGTATCAATCAGCCAGGTTTTAGATGCTACCCCGGAAGAAATATTAAAGCAAATTGATGATATTGATTTCATTAAAAGCATTCAGGGTGACTATTGGTTTTTAACTGATGCTATCTACAACGAAGAGATAAAGCACCCTTTAGAAGGGTACTTGTATCCAGATACTTATTTTGTTGACAAAACAAGTACAGTTCAAACGATTGTTCAACAAGGCCTAGATAATATGTTAACCCAGTTAGAACCATTAAAAGCTGATATGCAAAGTTCATCACATTCAATTAATGAATTGATGACAATGGCTTCTATCGTTGAAAAAGAAACAATTTTAGATAAAGACCGGCCAAAAGTTGCTGGTGTATTCTACAACCGTATCGAAGCTGGAATGTCACTAGGAAGTGATGTAACTGTCGGTTATTCATTAGGTAAACATGATATTAATTATACAACAGAGGAATTACAGAATGATTCACCATATAACACTTATGTAGTTATCGGATTGCCTCCCGGGCCTATTGCCAGTCCGGCAATAAGCGCAATTAAGGGAGCTTTATATCCTGAAGATAATGATTACTATTATTTTATTGGTGATATTTGTACTGATAATACAGTTTATTATGCTACAACACAAGCAGAGCATGATGCGAACGTTGATAAGTATCTTGGCTGCTATCGCAACCAGGATTAA
- a CDS encoding O-methyltransferase translates to MDFPDIVNYAKIHDVPIIEADSWSTIKQIIDKQQPKTILEIGSAIGYSALLFAKYSDAEVYTIEKDEHRAEVAARNISSSEYADRIHFYHDNAFTWKYPGAVVDLLFIDAAKAQNKAFFERFEPFVRPGGIILTDNMNIRGHIELELSEIKSRNLKRIVRRTKEYRQWLEQLPGYDTIILAAGDGLALTVKKEKL, encoded by the coding sequence ATGGATTTTCCGGATATTGTTAATTATGCAAAGATACATGATGTACCGATTATTGAAGCCGATTCTTGGTCAACAATTAAACAAATAATTGATAAGCAGCAGCCAAAAACAATTTTAGAAATAGGCAGCGCAATAGGTTATTCGGCATTATTATTTGCTAAATATTCTGATGCGGAAGTCTATACTATTGAAAAAGATGAGCATAGAGCAGAGGTTGCTGCCAGAAATATTTCCAGCAGCGAGTATGCTGACCGGATTCATTTTTATCATGATAATGCCTTTACTTGGAAATATCCCGGTGCAGTGGTTGATCTTTTGTTTATAGATGCTGCTAAGGCGCAAAATAAGGCGTTTTTTGAGCGTTTTGAGCCGTTTGTTCGTCCTGGTGGCATAATTCTTACTGATAACATGAATATTCGCGGTCACATAGAATTAGAGCTTTCAGAAATAAAAAGTCGTAATTTAAAACGCATTGTTCGCCGAACTAAAGAATATCGCCAATGGCTTGAACAATTACCAGGATATGACACAATAATACTAGCTGCTGGTGACGGGTTGGCCCTCACTGTTAAAAAGGAGAAATTATGA
- a CDS encoding peptidase U32 family protein: MKTTELVLSPPSLTNINIYFDAGADAVIIGEQQFGLRLPIYVENYAEIQALIKQAHAAQKKCYVAINSIIHNHQLDDLKAYIQVLMEVKPDAIIFGDPAVYMTCNELASDIPLFWSTETTATNWFSAKMWFERGIQRVILAKELTLDAIAEMKDHVDGEIEIQGYGALCMFQSRRTLLQNYYNHDGQEEQLAAPDDKLSLYDAERSNYYPIYEDANGTHIMSAKDICVIDELIGLQSIDSIQLNGLLKTEAQMVAVVEAFNEARQLLATDIDSYKKMRKDLFARVLALQTDYRTLDKGFLYKPTIY; encoded by the coding sequence ATGAAGACTACAGAACTCGTTTTGAGTCCACCAAGTTTAACAAATATAAATATATACTTTGATGCCGGTGCTGATGCGGTAATAATCGGCGAGCAGCAATTTGGTTTGCGGCTACCTATTTACGTAGAAAATTATGCCGAAATACAAGCTCTAATCAAGCAAGCCCATGCAGCACAAAAGAAATGTTATGTTGCAATTAATAGCATTATCCATAATCATCAGTTAGATGATTTAAAAGCATATATTCAAGTTTTAATGGAAGTAAAACCGGATGCAATTATTTTTGGTGATCCGGCTGTTTATATGACTTGTAATGAATTAGCAAGCGATATCCCGTTGTTTTGGTCGACCGAAACAACTGCTACTAACTGGTTTAGTGCTAAGATGTGGTTCGAACGTGGTATTCAGCGAGTCATTTTGGCCAAAGAATTAACTTTAGATGCTATTGCCGAGATGAAAGATCATGTTGATGGTGAAATTGAAATTCAGGGATATGGAGCGTTATGTATGTTCCAATCACGACGAACTTTGTTGCAAAATTATTATAATCATGACGGGCAAGAAGAGCAGTTAGCTGCCCCGGATGATAAGCTATCATTATATGATGCTGAGCGCAGCAATTATTATCCAATTTATGAAGATGCAAATGGGACTCATATAATGAGTGCTAAAGATATTTGCGTTATTGATGAATTAATTGGATTGCAGTCTATTGATAGTATTCAATTAAACGGATTGTTGAAAACTGAAGCACAGATGGTTGCAGTTGTTGAGGCTTTTAATGAGGCAAGACAATTATTGGCAACTGATATTGATAGTTATAAGAAAATGCGTAAAGACTTGTTTGCACGAGTTTTGGCGCTGCAAACTGATTATCGAACACTTGACAAAGGCTTTTTATATAAGCCGACAATTTACTAG
- a CDS encoding peptidase U32 family protein translates to MRRVVSEIIDGKRIITKKPELLAPAGNLEKLKIAVMYGADAVFIGGQKFGLRANADNFSIDEIAEGVRFANEYNAKIYVTTNIFAHNSDMHDLAPYLKDLEDAGVTGIIVADPYIIETCKVAAPKLELHLSTQQSLTNWKAAEFWKEQGMDRLVLAREMTKEEIQQVLDHVDVEIETFIHGAMCIAYSGRCTLSNHMTSRDSNRGGCCQSCRWEYDLVQETDSGDLNKLNTDKNQYTMSPMDLNLLTSVPQMIEMGIDSLKIEGRMKSIHYVATVVSVYRKVIDAYCADPDNFELSDDYIEELKKCANRETAPSFFEGVPTHQEQLFNHRDEHPTKEFIGIVLEYDETKQMLKLEQRNYFKPGDTIEFFGPHMDNLNFVVGDIFNEDMEAVDAARHPQEIIYMPLPFKVLPQMMMRKVK, encoded by the coding sequence ATGCGACGTGTTGTATCAGAAATAATTGATGGCAAAAGAATTATTACTAAAAAACCGGAATTACTGGCACCGGCCGGCAATTTGGAGAAACTCAAAATTGCCGTTATGTATGGGGCAGATGCAGTATTCATTGGCGGTCAGAAATTTGGTTTGCGTGCTAATGCCGACAATTTCTCAATTGATGAAATTGCCGAAGGTGTTCGTTTTGCCAATGAGTATAATGCCAAAATTTATGTCACTACTAATATTTTTGCTCATAATAGTGATATGCATGATCTAGCACCTTATTTAAAGGACTTAGAAGATGCCGGGGTAACTGGAATAATTGTTGCTGATCCATATATTATTGAGACATGCAAGGTTGCTGCACCAAAATTAGAATTGCATTTGAGTACACAGCAGTCATTAACCAACTGGAAAGCCGCTGAGTTTTGGAAGGAACAAGGGATGGATCGTCTGGTTCTTGCCCGCGAAATGACCAAGGAAGAAATCCAGCAAGTTTTGGATCATGTTGATGTTGAGATTGAAACCTTTATTCATGGTGCAATGTGTATTGCGTATTCTGGTCGTTGTACCTTAAGTAATCATATGACCAGCCGCGATTCGAATCGTGGTGGTTGTTGTCAAAGTTGTCGCTGGGAGTATGATTTAGTACAAGAAACCGACAGTGGTGATTTAAATAAACTAAATACTGATAAAAATCAATATACAATGAGTCCTATGGATTTAAATTTATTGACATCTGTTCCGCAAATGATTGAGATGGGTATTGATAGTTTAAAAATTGAAGGACGTATGAAGTCGATTCATTATGTCGCTACGGTTGTCAGTGTTTACCGAAAAGTGATTGATGCTTATTGTGCTGATCCGGATAATTTTGAGTTATCTGATGACTATATTGAAGAATTGAAAAAATGTGCTAACCGTGAAACCGCGCCTTCTTTTTTTGAAGGGGTTCCAACTCATCAAGAACAGCTGTTTAACCATCGTGATGAACACCCAACTAAGGAGTTTATCGGTATTGTACTTGAATACGATGAAACAAAGCAAATGCTGAAGCTTGAACAACGTAATTATTTCAAACCAGGTGATACTATTGAGTTCTTTGGTCCGCATATGGATAACCTGAACTTTGTAGTTGGAGATATTTTTAATGAGGATATGGAGGCGGTTGATGCCGCAAGACATCCACAAGAAATTATTTACATGCCATTGCCATTTAAAGTATTACCGCAAATGATGATGCGGAAAGTGAAATAA